One Aegilops tauschii subsp. strangulata cultivar AL8/78 chromosome 7, Aet v6.0, whole genome shotgun sequence genomic window carries:
- the LOC109760279 gene encoding UDP-glucose:p-hydroxymandelonitrile O-glucosyltransferase, which translates to MGLLSGASGSKAKGKSPATPFPSEFLPPPPAPVPRRQRQHVNVPVHQAEWHWQHRQPLPYPDVTLPHDWHLDPNRIPVPAAPRTARAHAEEVRRQRSLLTPEQRRDPAYATDSPNWARWFAFEHEEARRRGVREVGRRSPPPALVVREEDQAAEDAYQAALAAVYRESEEDERRRAEAAEAEEEARPLFYWWASACGLVGYSQFKELLRRGLIPLEDGSCLTNGYLDTPLDWVPGMQQHMRLRDMPTFCRTTDAEDTPVNEIIGQMKSAVGSKAIILNTFYELEKDVVDALAAIFPPPVYTVGPLAQVIASSAAAADDGLDAMDISIWSMAWCLAWLDGKPDKSVVYVNFGSVAVMTAEQTREFALGLATCGFPFLWVKRPDIVDGDGVAALPEAFRDELERGGGLVVPWCPQPAVLKHAAAGLFVTHCGWNSLLEAVVAGLPVLAWPVFAEQTTKCRQVLECWRNGMALPEEVESGAVSGLVKEMMAGELGKEKRARAAEWRAAAEAAAMEGGSSLRSVDRLVNDVLLHGKK; encoded by the exons ATGGGCCTCTTGTCCGGCGCCAGCGGCAGCAAGGCCAAGGGAAAGTCCCCCGCCACCCCTTTCCCCTCAGAGTTCCTCCCACCTCCGCCGGCGCCGGTGCCTCGCCGGCAGAGGCAGCACGTGAACGTGCCAGTGCACCAGGCGGAGTGGCACTGGCAGCACCGCCAGCCTCTGCCATATCCGGACGTGACGCTGCCGCACGACTGGCATCTGGATCCAAATAGGATCccagtgccggcggcgccgcggaCGGCTCGTgctcacgcggaggaggtgcGGCGCCAGCGGTCGCTGCTGACTCCGGAGCAGCGCCGCGACCCCGCCTACGCAACCGACTCGCCCAACTGGGCGAGGTGGTTCGCCTTCGagcacgaggaggcgaggcgacggggcgtGCGCGAGGTCGGCCGGAGGTCGCCGCCACCGGCGCTCGTCGTCCGCGAGGAGGACCAGGCGGCGGAGGACGCCTACCAGGCGGCCCTTGCGGCCGTCTACCGGgagagcgaggaggacgagcggcgCAGAGCGGAGGCGGCGGAGGCAGAAGAGGAGGCTCG ccctcttttctactggTGGGCGTCTGCGTGCGGCCTAGTCGGGTACTCGCAGTTCAAAGAGCTGCTCAGGCGAGGGCTCATCCCTCTCGAAGATGGGAGCTGCTTGACCAACGGATACTTGGACACGCCGCTGGACTGGGTGCCGGGGATGCAGCAGCACATGCGGCTGAGGGACATGCCAACCTTCTGCCGCACCACGGACGCCGAGGACACCCCGGTGAACGAGATCATCGGGCAGATGAAGAGCGCCGTCGGCTCCAAGGCCATCATCCTCAACACCTTCTACGAGCTCGAGAAGGACGTGGTGGACGCGCTCGCCGCCATCTTCCCGCCGCCCGTATACACCGTCGGGCCACTGGCCCAGGTCatcgcctcctccgccgccgccgcggacgACGGCCTAGACGCCATGGACATCAGCATCTGGTCCATGGCATGGTGCCTGGCATGGCTTGACGGCAAGCCGGACAAGTCGGTGGTCTACGTCAACTTTGGCAGCGTCGCCGTCATGACGGCCGAGCAGACGCGGGAGTTCGCGCTGGGCCTGGCGACGTGCGGCTTCCCGTTCCTTTGGGTGAAGCGACCCGACATCGTGGACGGCGACGGCGTGGCGGCGCTCCCGGAGGCGTTCCGCGACGAGCTGGAGCGCGGCGGGGGCCTCGTCGTGCCGTGGTGCCCGCAGCCGGCGGTGCTGAAGCACGCGGCGGCGGGCCTGTTCGTGACGCACTGTGGGTGGAACTCGCTTCTGGAGGCGGTGGTGGCCGGCCTGCCGGTTCTCGCCTGGCCGGTGTTCGCCGAGCAAACGACCAAGTGCAGGCAGGTGCTTGAGTGCTGGCGGAACGGCATGGCTCTTCCCGAGGAGGTGGAGAGCGGCGCGGTGTCGGGGCTGGTGAAGGAGATGATGGCCGGGGAGCTGGGGAAGGAGAAACGGGCCAGAGCGGCGGAGTGGAGAGCTGCGGCCGAGGCGGCCGCCATGGAAGGCGGCTCGTCGTTGCGCAGCGTGGACCGACTGGTCAACGACGTGCTGCTGCACGGGAAGAAGTGA